One window from the genome of Engraulis encrasicolus isolate BLACKSEA-1 chromosome 16, IST_EnEncr_1.0, whole genome shotgun sequence encodes:
- the proca gene encoding vitamin K-dependent protein C isoform X1 — MSRTWLLTCFFVLWCVTADCRSVFYSAPQAHTLLRMKRANSMFEEIRPPSKERECVEEICDYEEAREIFQTPEATLEFWTVYKDGNQCNPNLCVNGTCVDKFQSFECSCNPGFEGKYCDQRKVLASTASNCTVDNGDCDHECNLRSDGMVRTCSCLPGYSLHENSRTCSPLNENSCGRILLHKSVFNTGPIQGLMPWLIGGEVGRKGESPWQALLLNSEGVFHCGAVLIDKSWVLTAAHCLQNHRRFSVRLGDYERFRREGTEVTVAVADIISHPNYDSMTMDNDIGLLRLEAPVRYSTYILPACLPSRGLAEGVLHRNGTETIITGWGRFNESTRQFKSALNYIKIPLVDRELCQEMMMNDVSENVLCAGVLGETQDACEGDSGGPMMVEYRKTWFLIGLVSWGEGCGHKDKLGIYTKVSNYLEWIDKVRQQYEQA; from the exons ATGAGTCGAACTTGGCTGTTGACCTGCTTTTTTGTACTATGGTGTGTGACGGCAGATTGCAGATCAG TATTTTACAGTGCACCACAGGCTCATACACTTCTGCGCATGAAACGGGCCAATAGTATGTTTGAGGAGATCAGACCACCATCAAAAGAACGTGAATGTGTGGAAGAGATCTGTGACTATGAGGAGGCCAGGGAGATCTTTCAGACTCCGGAAGCAACG TTGGAGTTTTGGACTGTGTACAAAG ATGGCAACCAGTGTAACCCCAACCTATGTGTCAATGGAACATGCGTGGATAAGTTCCAGTCCTTTGAATGCTCCTGTAATCCAGGTTTCGAGGGGAAATACTGTGATCAGCGTAAGGTTCTGG CCAGCACAGCCTCAAACTGCACAGTAGACAACGGCGATTGTGACCATGAATGCAACTTGAGGTCTGATGGAATGGTCCGCACCTGCAGCTGTCTCCCAGGGTACAGTCTGCATGAAAATTCCAGAACTTGCAGTCCGTTAA ATGAGAACTCCTGCGGAAGAATTCTCTTACACAAGTCAGTGTTCAACACAGGGCCTATACAAGGACTGATGCCATGGCTGATTGGAGGAGAAgtagggaggaagggggagagtcCTTGGCAG GCTCTTTTGCTCAATTCAGAAGGGGTGTTTCACTGTGGTGCTGTTCTAATTGACAAAAGCTGGGTCCTCACCGCTGCTCACTGTCTACAGAACCACAGGCGCTTCAGTGTCAGATTAG GAGACTACGAGCGCTTTAGGCGCGAGGGAACAGAGGTCACTGTGGCTGTGGCAGACATTATATCACACCCCAATTACGACTCGATGACTATGGACAATGACATTGGACTCCTGCGTCTCGAAGCCCCAGTGAGATACTCGACGTACATTCTACCCGCCTGCTTGCCAAGTCGGGGGCTTGCCGAGGGGGTGCTGCACCGCAATGGCACAGAGACCATCATCACAGGCTGGGGAAGGTTCAACGAGTCAACCAGACAATTCAAGTCTGCCTTGAATTACATCAAAATCCCTCTGGTTGACCGTGAACTGTGTCAGGAGATGATGATGAACGACGTGTCTGAGAATGTACTGTGTGCTGGTGTGTTGGGTGAAACACAGGATGCCTGTGAAGGAGACAGTGGTGGGCCAATGATGGTGGAGTATCGTAAAACCTGGTTTCTGATTGGCTTGGTGTCATGGGGGGAGGGATGTGGTCACAAAGACAAACTGGGCATTTACACCAAAGTGTCAAACTACCTGGAATGGATAGATAAAGTGCGACAACAGTATGAGCAAGCATGA
- the proca gene encoding vitamin K-dependent protein C isoform X2 — MSRTWLLTCFFVLWCVTADCRSVFYSAPQAHTLLRMKRANSMFEEIRPPSKERECVEEICDYEEAREIFQTPEATLEFWTVYKDGNQCNPNLCVNGTCVDKFQSFECSCNPGFEGKYCDQPSTASNCTVDNGDCDHECNLRSDGMVRTCSCLPGYSLHENSRTCSPLNENSCGRILLHKSVFNTGPIQGLMPWLIGGEVGRKGESPWQALLLNSEGVFHCGAVLIDKSWVLTAAHCLQNHRRFSVRLGDYERFRREGTEVTVAVADIISHPNYDSMTMDNDIGLLRLEAPVRYSTYILPACLPSRGLAEGVLHRNGTETIITGWGRFNESTRQFKSALNYIKIPLVDRELCQEMMMNDVSENVLCAGVLGETQDACEGDSGGPMMVEYRKTWFLIGLVSWGEGCGHKDKLGIYTKVSNYLEWIDKVRQQYEQA; from the exons ATGAGTCGAACTTGGCTGTTGACCTGCTTTTTTGTACTATGGTGTGTGACGGCAGATTGCAGATCAG TATTTTACAGTGCACCACAGGCTCATACACTTCTGCGCATGAAACGGGCCAATAGTATGTTTGAGGAGATCAGACCACCATCAAAAGAACGTGAATGTGTGGAAGAGATCTGTGACTATGAGGAGGCCAGGGAGATCTTTCAGACTCCGGAAGCAACG TTGGAGTTTTGGACTGTGTACAAAG ATGGCAACCAGTGTAACCCCAACCTATGTGTCAATGGAACATGCGTGGATAAGTTCCAGTCCTTTGAATGCTCCTGTAATCCAGGTTTCGAGGGGAAATACTGTGATCAGC CCAGCACAGCCTCAAACTGCACAGTAGACAACGGCGATTGTGACCATGAATGCAACTTGAGGTCTGATGGAATGGTCCGCACCTGCAGCTGTCTCCCAGGGTACAGTCTGCATGAAAATTCCAGAACTTGCAGTCCGTTAA ATGAGAACTCCTGCGGAAGAATTCTCTTACACAAGTCAGTGTTCAACACAGGGCCTATACAAGGACTGATGCCATGGCTGATTGGAGGAGAAgtagggaggaagggggagagtcCTTGGCAG GCTCTTTTGCTCAATTCAGAAGGGGTGTTTCACTGTGGTGCTGTTCTAATTGACAAAAGCTGGGTCCTCACCGCTGCTCACTGTCTACAGAACCACAGGCGCTTCAGTGTCAGATTAG GAGACTACGAGCGCTTTAGGCGCGAGGGAACAGAGGTCACTGTGGCTGTGGCAGACATTATATCACACCCCAATTACGACTCGATGACTATGGACAATGACATTGGACTCCTGCGTCTCGAAGCCCCAGTGAGATACTCGACGTACATTCTACCCGCCTGCTTGCCAAGTCGGGGGCTTGCCGAGGGGGTGCTGCACCGCAATGGCACAGAGACCATCATCACAGGCTGGGGAAGGTTCAACGAGTCAACCAGACAATTCAAGTCTGCCTTGAATTACATCAAAATCCCTCTGGTTGACCGTGAACTGTGTCAGGAGATGATGATGAACGACGTGTCTGAGAATGTACTGTGTGCTGGTGTGTTGGGTGAAACACAGGATGCCTGTGAAGGAGACAGTGGTGGGCCAATGATGGTGGAGTATCGTAAAACCTGGTTTCTGATTGGCTTGGTGTCATGGGGGGAGGGATGTGGTCACAAAGACAAACTGGGCATTTACACCAAAGTGTCAAACTACCTGGAATGGATAGATAAAGTGCGACAACAGTATGAGCAAGCATGA
- the dusp28 gene encoding dual specificity phosphatase 28 — MLRLSKVTDSLFISNARSACNIPLIQKEAITLCINVSMEQPFPFPPGNVQTLRIAVYDDPVEDLHKYFDTCADTIHKEAAKGGHTVVYCKSGRSRSATICVAYLMKHHGLSLSEAFETLRKARSVVEPNPGFWTQLEKYEEELKSKRSEGRSSSSSRCSLSS; from the exons atgttgcGTCTAAGTAAGGTCACAGACTCACTGTTCATCAGCAATGCCCGTTCAGCATGCAATATTCCACTAATCCAGAAGGAGGCGATCACTCTCTGCATCAACGTGTCAATGGAGCAgcctttcccctttccccctgGTAACGTCCAGACACTCCGCATTGCTGTCTACGATGACCCCGTCGAAGATCTGCACAAGTATTTCGATACGTGTGCCGACACCATTCACAAAGAAGCCGCAAAGGGTGGCCACACTGTTGTGTACTGTAAGAGTGGCCGCAGCCGCTCAGCAACAATCTGTGTGGCGTACCTGATGAAACATCATGGTCTCTCCTTATCTGAGGCTTTTGAG ACTCTAAGGAAGGCCCGCTCGGTCGTGGAGCCCAATCCAGGGTTCTGGACCCAGCTGGAGAAATATGAGGAGGAATTGAAAAGCAAGAGGTCAGAGGGCAGGTCATCCTCCTCATCCCGATGTAGCCTGTCTTCATGA